Sequence from the Marinihelvus fidelis genome:
GCGGCTCGATCTCGCGCGGCCACTCGCCGGACAGGGCCTCCTGCTCGCCGGTTTCCACGCGCGCCACCTCGGCGGCCACGTCGCGCAACGGCCGCAGGCCCAGCCACAGGAACAGGAACTGCGCGGCCGCCAGTAGCAGGCCGGCCAGGCCCAGCGAGCGCCACAGCCCCTGGCGGAACGCGCGCACCTGCGAGGCCACCCGCTCCGGGTCCGCCAGCAGGCTGATTGTGAACGGAAAGCGCCGGCCGTCGTCCAGCTCCCAGGCCAGGCCGTAGCGGTAGCGGTAGAACGGCAGGCCGGCGGCGGGTGTCTCGAAGCGCGATTCACCGGCCGGCACAGTCGGCGCTTCGGGCAGCGATAGCCCCAGCGAGGAACTCGAGCTCCAGTCGCCGGTATCGCCGTGAACATGGGCATAGACGCCGGAACCGGGCTGGCCCAGTTGCGGGTCGCCCAGGTCGCCGTCGATCAGGAAGCGGCCGCGGGCGTCGACATCCGCCGCGCCCAGTACCAGGTAGGTCCAGGTTTCCATCTGCTGGCGCAGGCCGGACTCGGCACTGCGCTGGTAGGCGGCGTCCAGTGCCAGGCCAACCAGGCCCAGGGAAATCGCCAGCGCCACGGCGCCGTAAAGGCCCAGTCGCAGGCGCAGCGACGGCGCGCGTCGCCGGGCGTCGTTCGCAGCGACGTCAGGCGTCGCCATTCAGCCCTTGCAGGTTCAGCCGGTAGCCGCGCCCGCGCAGCGTCTCGATCG
This genomic interval carries:
- a CDS encoding ATP-binding protein, with translation MATPDVAANDARRRAPSLRLRLGLYGAVALAISLGLVGLALDAAYQRSAESGLRQQMETWTYLVLGAADVDARGRFLIDGDLGDPQLGQPGSGVYAHVHGDTGDWSSSSSLGLSLPEAPTVPAGESRFETPAAGLPFYRYRYGLAWELDDGRRFPFTISLLADPERVASQVRAFRQGLWRSLGLAGLLLAAAQFLFLWLGLRPLRDVAAEVARVETGEQEALSGEWPREIEPLTRNLQRLLDTEKANQARYRNALDSLAHSLKTPLAVLRAQLGEHADATTRGAIDDMQHLVATRLQRAAATTRRTLAAPVAVAPVVERVAGALRRVHSHDLRSLDVKVEPGLVFYGEERDLLEVTGNLLENACKHGDGRVWLNALPVTAGEPGLRPGLVIEVGNNGGPVALEQYLARGARADERVEGQGLGLAIVSEVVNAYGGEIEFDSGADDEVIVRVRFPSN